A genomic stretch from Chitinophaga agri includes:
- a CDS encoding SDR family oxidoreductase, with protein MKKIIFITGTSTGFGKLMTLTLAKAGHTVIAAMRGIDNRNAAAAKELGAVENVDVVELDVTNDQSVNNAFKTVLDKYGKIDVLVNNAAVSGFGLLESWSIDQIKQMEEVNVYGVIRTYQAVLPAMRKAKSGLIINLTSGASGFTLPFMVPYLMSKFAVETITEGAQHELKQYGIENVSIQPGVYPTEMNNGSKAGVHADKANITAEYGEAGQELFNSIGQALFGKMAEFNMDPQVIADGILTLVNMEKGTRPLRYPLDAIAQGTDKEFIAARAAIKDKWVASYGLSL; from the coding sequence ATGAAAAAGATCATATTCATCACAGGTACCAGCACCGGCTTTGGCAAATTAATGACCCTCACACTGGCAAAAGCGGGACATACTGTCATTGCGGCCATGCGTGGGATCGATAACAGGAATGCGGCGGCTGCAAAAGAACTTGGTGCGGTAGAAAATGTAGATGTAGTAGAACTGGACGTTACCAATGACCAGTCTGTCAACAATGCCTTCAAAACAGTACTGGATAAATACGGTAAGATAGATGTGCTGGTGAACAATGCTGCAGTCTCAGGTTTCGGTTTGCTGGAATCCTGGTCTATCGATCAGATCAAACAAATGGAAGAAGTGAATGTATATGGTGTGATCCGTACCTATCAGGCAGTGCTGCCTGCGATGCGTAAAGCAAAGAGTGGTCTGATCATCAACCTGACTTCAGGTGCAAGTGGCTTTACCCTCCCTTTCATGGTACCTTACCTGATGTCAAAATTTGCGGTAGAAACTATTACCGAAGGTGCGCAACATGAACTGAAACAGTATGGTATCGAAAACGTATCTATCCAGCCGGGTGTTTATCCTACAGAAATGAACAATGGTTCAAAAGCGGGTGTCCATGCAGATAAAGCAAATATCACGGCTGAATACGGAGAAGCCGGACAGGAGCTGTTCAACTCCATCGGGCAGGCACTGTTTGGTAAGATGGCGGAATTTAACATGGACCCACAGGTAATTGCGGATGGCATCCTTACACTGGTAAATATGGAGAAAGGTACCCGGCCGCTGCGTTATCCGCTGGATGCGATCGCACAGGGTACAGACAAGGAATTCATTGCTGCCAGAGCCGCCATTAAAGATAAATGGGTAGCCAGTTACGGTCTTTCCCTGTAA
- the fusA gene encoding elongation factor G, protein MKRLDHFRNIGIMAHVDAGKTTVTERMLYYTGLTHKLGSVDQGNTVMDSDPQEEKRGITISSAAITTYWQLDASKYQVNIIDTPGHVDFTAEVERSLRVLDGAVAVFCARSGVQPQSETVWQQANRYNVPRIIMINKMDRQGADFRRVVNEIREVLHANAVPVQIPVGAEDDFAGVIDLVTMKAYIWSGDDGKSYNVTDIPAYLLAEATQARTNLLEELSLCNESIFDNYTNAPESVSAEAIYTALRTATLQMQVIPVLAGAAYRNRGVQPLLDAVVRYLPAPVDMPQIQAVDPETEEQVSLKVSEESTFAALAFKILSDDYAGKLTLVRVYSGTLRAGDTVWNSRTSKHVRISRLMRIMSDKYETVDAISAGDIGAVVGLKDVRTGDTLSDPAQPVLLEKIRFPEPMIGYAIEAKVAKDVTKLSEALSKLVEEDPTLSVSVDEASGQTILKGMGELHLEVVLEKLAMNYHVDITKGQPQIAYKEVFTKAIQHKEVYSKQNGGAGHYAAIVFELSPREDGLPGLEFVNEITGGAIPREFIPSVKKGFEEAMKTGALAGYPVQSMRVRLLDGNIHMTDSHALDFEHAAIMGFRQAASKAAPRLLEPVMSVEVTLPEEHTGAITGDLNRRRGLIKGMEMKANAQYIKAEAPLSGLFGYINTLRTLSSGRAAASVTFQDYQLVPVNMTSKVLAG, encoded by the coding sequence ATGAAACGATTGGATCACTTCAGAAATATAGGCATCATGGCGCATGTGGACGCAGGTAAAACAACGGTTACTGAACGCATGCTTTATTATACAGGACTAACACACAAGCTGGGCAGCGTAGATCAGGGGAATACCGTGATGGACAGTGATCCGCAGGAAGAAAAACGGGGCATCACGATCTCGTCTGCAGCCATCACAACTTACTGGCAACTGGACGCCAGTAAATACCAGGTAAATATTATTGATACACCGGGGCACGTCGACTTCACTGCCGAAGTAGAACGTTCGCTGCGTGTGCTGGATGGTGCAGTCGCCGTGTTCTGCGCCAGATCAGGTGTACAGCCACAGTCGGAAACTGTCTGGCAACAGGCCAACAGGTACAACGTACCCCGTATTATTATGATCAATAAAATGGATAGGCAAGGTGCTGACTTCCGTCGCGTGGTGAATGAGATCCGTGAGGTGCTACACGCAAATGCAGTACCAGTTCAGATCCCTGTTGGTGCAGAAGATGACTTCGCCGGCGTGATCGATCTGGTCACGATGAAGGCATATATCTGGAGTGGCGATGATGGTAAATCATATAATGTGACAGACATACCTGCATACCTGCTGGCAGAAGCAACACAGGCACGTACCAACCTGCTGGAAGAGCTATCACTGTGTAATGAATCGATATTCGACAATTATACCAATGCCCCGGAAAGTGTGTCTGCTGAAGCGATATATACCGCATTACGTACGGCTACACTTCAAATGCAGGTCATCCCGGTACTTGCCGGCGCTGCTTATCGCAACAGAGGCGTGCAACCGTTACTGGATGCGGTTGTCCGCTATCTGCCTGCGCCGGTTGACATGCCACAGATCCAGGCCGTTGATCCGGAAACGGAAGAACAGGTATCGCTGAAAGTATCAGAAGAAAGCACTTTTGCAGCGCTGGCATTCAAGATCCTCTCCGATGATTACGCAGGAAAACTAACACTGGTAAGAGTATACTCAGGTACATTGCGTGCTGGTGACACTGTATGGAATAGTCGTACCAGCAAACATGTCCGGATCAGTCGGCTGATGCGTATCATGTCGGATAAATATGAAACGGTAGATGCTATCAGTGCTGGTGACATTGGTGCCGTAGTCGGACTGAAAGATGTGCGCACAGGCGACACTTTATCCGATCCTGCTCAACCGGTCCTGTTAGAAAAGATCCGCTTCCCGGAACCGATGATCGGTTATGCCATTGAAGCGAAAGTGGCTAAGGACGTCACAAAACTCAGCGAAGCATTATCTAAACTTGTGGAAGAAGATCCTACGCTGAGCGTCTCCGTAGATGAGGCTTCCGGGCAAACCATCCTGAAGGGTATGGGCGAGCTGCACCTGGAAGTAGTGCTGGAAAAACTGGCGATGAATTACCATGTGGACATTACCAAAGGTCAGCCGCAGATCGCATACAAAGAGGTATTCACCAAAGCGATCCAACACAAGGAAGTGTACAGCAAACAAAACGGTGGTGCTGGTCATTATGCAGCAATTGTGTTTGAATTGTCTCCACGTGAAGATGGTCTGCCGGGGCTTGAATTTGTGAATGAGATCACGGGCGGTGCGATCCCCCGTGAGTTCATACCATCTGTAAAGAAAGGATTTGAGGAAGCAATGAAGACGGGCGCATTAGCAGGCTATCCTGTACAATCTATGCGCGTACGGTTACTGGATGGTAACATACACATGACTGACTCACATGCACTGGACTTTGAGCACGCAGCGATCATGGGCTTCCGTCAGGCGGCTTCAAAAGCGGCACCTCGCTTACTGGAACCTGTTATGAGTGTAGAGGTGACATTACCGGAAGAACATACCGGGGCGATTACGGGAGATCTGAACAGACGCCGTGGTCTGATCAAAGGAATGGAGATGAAGGCCAATGCCCAGTACATTAAGGCAGAAGCCCCATTATCCGGTCTCTTTGGATATATTAACACCCTGCGTACGTTATCATCAGGAAGGGCCGCAGCCTCTGTGACTTTCCAGGATTATCAGCTGGTACCGGTCAATATGACAAGTAAAGTGCTGGCCGGATAA